TTCTTTTATCTTTTTTAAGAGTTCTAATCCACTCATATCCGGCAAAGTAATATCTAAAGTCACTACATCAGGTCTGTATTCTTTAACCATTCTTAAAGCTTCGTTTCCACTTGAAGCTTCTCCCACTACTTCTTCTCCTAATTCTTGTAATATTCCCCTTAAAACCTTTCGTATAAAAACAGCATCATCCACAATTAAGATTTTCACTCTGATACACCTACCCCTCTATTTGAACTTTCGGTTATTTTAATTCTTATCTTTCAGAAGATCTCTTATTTTATCATACGTTATAAACTTTTTACCTAATATTATTCCAACAATGACAACTACTGTTATCAGTATAGCTTTGACAATTCCAACTTCTAAAATAAACAGAATCAAAATAAGAGCTAAAGCTCCGCCTACCAACATTCCCACATTTTCTTTTATGAATTTTTCTAATTTATTCAATCACCTGTACCCCCTCGAATATTTTTCATATATTTTTGTGAACCTTTTGCAAATAAATTTACACATTTTCTTACTTTTTATTATACTATGGTTAAATTAATTGTGCAATTAAAAAAAATTTGTGAGATCTCGAATAGGTGTAGAGATATCTACCACAGCGAAAGAATGTGCGAAAATAGTGAGGAGAAACTCATAAAAAGAATTGAGGCTGCCTCCATCCTGTTTGATATAATTAAAAAGTGTAATCTCCCATTCAAAAGAAAAATCAAAAAACTACCAGGATGGGAGGACAGCCTACTATGAATATTATATCATATCATGAAATGAGAAAAATATCTCCCGAAAAAGCAAGGGAATTAATCCGAAAAGTGTTTGAAAATAATAACAAAAACGTATCAAGAACTGCTAAAATATTAGGTGTATCAAGACATACTGTCAGAAGAGCAATATATGGTCCCCTTGAGGATAAATCAAGAAAACCTAAAACTTGCCCCAGAAAACTTTCTACTGAACTTGAAAATCTCATTATCGAGGAATCTAAAAGAACTGGCTTCAGATACAGACGTTTGTCTCTTTACCTGCTCAGAAAATATGGTATTAAAATAAGCGAAAATACAATAAAGTCTATTCTCAAAAGAAATGCTATACCAAAAAAATCAAGAAAGACAAAAAAGGGTGAAAGAAGTTTGTACGATTATGAAGCCCTCATTCCATTTTCTGAATTTCAACTTGATACAAAACATCTTTTAGATAAAGACAGTCTTCCTGAAGAGGTATATGAACATATGAAAAAACACAATTTACCTTGCTATGAGCGGAACATGATAGATATTGCAACAAGAGTAAAACATCTTATGGGATTAATTGAAAATTTACATAGAGCAGATGACAAATATTTTTTAATGATTCATGCCGAAAGATGTAAAAACAAAATGACTTTATTCAACGAGCTCAAAGGTGGCAGGATACGTGGAACTTTTTTAGACCTCATAATGGTAAAGGTATGAATGGGAGGACACCATTTGAAAAATTCATAGATTCTAAAACTCTGGTCTCCTCCCATGTGTTTCAGTTCCCTACTTTACTTCTTGAAGACTTATTAAAGAAAGTAGGAACTTTTTATTCTCTATTCTGTAATAAATTAGGTGGTAAATATGTCTTCACCAAATGCCTTTTTGATGAACAAAAAGTGGACATTTGAAAATAGAACAAAAGGACGTATAATAATACTAAAAGTAGCAAAGTCCGCCATTACAAATATTATCTCATTGCTACTCTCAATTGTAATTATAAAACTTTCAAGGCTATATCTGTCAAATTCAATTATAATTACAAAAATATTTGCAACTTTATGTGCTCAAGTAGTAAACCATATTTTATATAAAATCTGGGTGATTACTAAAATGGAGACAAATAATGAAAGTATTCATAAAAACATGTAAAAATATTTTTGAGTACATTGTTGTTTTATTACTGGTATTTCTCTTTTTGTTATCTTATTACTATAGATTTTTGCTCTAACAAGAAAAAGTTTTAGGATATAGTTCCCGAAAGTGTTAATATTCTGTGTTTTCAGGGGATGTAATAGCTTGTTGAAAAAATGATTTTCCAATAATATAAAGGTTATTGCAAATTATATTAACATATTTGGGAGAAATATGCGACTTATCGTTTTTTGTTACATACCTCTCTTAATTGAGCAACCCACTTCCAACTTACATCCCTCTTATATGTCTTAATAACCTACCCTATAACCTTATATATTCCCAAGCCAAAATTTTTCTCGGTATCATTTAGGATTTCAAGTAAAAAATTTGGAGAAAGATTTACAATATCAAACCAAATCATTTCAGCTTCAATTGCTTGGTATACAAGCATCTTAAGTCCATTTTCAATCTTTATCCCCTTTTTTTCAGCTTCTTTTAAAAAAGCAGTTTTAAGAGGATTATATATCATATCATATACAAAAACTGGTACACCAGCCACATAGTTTTCAAAGTCAAAAGGACTGCTTTCAATATTCGGAAACATTCCCACAGATGTTGTGTTAATAATTATATCGTATTTAAATTCATATCTTCTTAGCCATTCTACTGGAAGGATTTTTAAAATGTCTTGAAAAACCTCTTTTAACTTTTCTGCCTTTTCATATGTCCTGTTTGCAACAAATACTTCTTTTGCTCCCATCCTGTAAAGTCCATAGATGCAAGCTTTTGCTGCACCACCGCTACCGAGTACCAATATCTTCTTGTCTTTCACATCAACCCCCCTATCCTCCAAGCTTCTTTTAAAACCTATCCAGTCTGTATTGTAAGCCAAAAGCTTCCCATCTTCTTTTTTCACAGTGTTTGCCGCTTTTATTATTCTGACATCTTCTGAGACTTCATCACAAAACTCTAAAATATCTTCCTTGTATGGAATTGTTATGTTAAATCCAACAACATCCTCATCTTTTCTCACCATCTCAACAAATTCTTTTAGCATTTCAGTGTCAAGAAGTTCTAAATTTGAATAAATTGCATCAATGTCAAACTCAGATAGAATCCTGTTATGAATAAAAGGTGAAATTGAGTGTTTTAAGCTCTTGCCAATCAAAAAAAGCTTTTTCATTCCCTCTCATCCTTTTCGTAGTACTTTAATATTTTCTTTTCAAAAATCCTGTTTATCCTTGTTACAAAAAACTCCTTTTCTTTCATTGGCCTTACCAAAATCACAAAGAGTTTTAACCTTTTTGCACCTATGACATCTGTAAAAAACTGGTCACCTATCACAGCTGTTTGATGATTTTTCTTGCCCTGATGAAGCAACTGCGATGCTTTTAAAAATCCAGATTTCAAAGGCTTTTTAGCATTATAGATGGCAGGAATGCCAAGCATACTTTCTATTTTTTTTACTCTATCTTTCTGGTTGTTCGAAACAAGGCAAATTTTAAATCCCATCTTTTGAGCCTTTTCAAGCCACTCAATAATCTCGTCTCTTACCTCAAATTCACCCCACGCAACTATGGTGTTGTCTATGTCGATAATGAGATAGTTTATTCCTTTTTTTATAAGAGTTTCAAGGTCAATATCCAATATACTTTTGCATATCATATCAGGCTTGAACTTTTTTAGCATCTTCTCTGCCCTTTCTCTCCCTTTTACCATCAAAAAATTGTCAAAGAAAAAATGAATTTACACAACTTTTTTGTTTTTTGATTTGTGAAAATACAACCTGATAAGGTATAATTTAATTATATTCTAACCCTGTATATTTTTCAAAATAAATTGAGAAGGGGGAAAAGGTTAAAAATGGTTGAGGTAAAAAAAGTCGAATATATGGGCTGGGAAAACTGTTATAAAATCTCTAACGGCAAAGTTGAAGCGATTGTCACAACAGATGTGGGTCCAAGAATAATTCATTTTTCATTTGAAGGTGACAAAAATGTCTTTTGCGTGGTAGAAGAACAGGCAGGAAAAGTTGGGGGTGATGAGTGGAGAATATATGGCGGAACAAGACTGTGGCACAGTCCGGAAGTTATTGAGCGCACATATTTCCCTGATAACCAAAAAATTGATTTTGAAATTGTTGAAAACGGTATAATTCTAAAACAGCCCACAGAAACCACTACATTTTTGCAAAAAACTATTGAACTTAAGTTTCACCCAACCGAACCAGAAGCTTATGTAACGTATAAAATCAAGAACAATGGTCTTTTTGAAGTTAAGTTCGCAATTTGGGCGCTTTCTGTAATGGCACCTGGTGGAGTTGAGGTCATGCCAATTCCAAAGATTGATACTGGACTTTTGCCAAGCTATTCTCTGGTCATGTGGCCATACACAAAACTTAACGACCACAGAGTCTTGTGGGGAGAGGATTTTATTATTCTAAAACAGGACAAAAACTGCAAGCCACCGTTTAAGATTGGATATCCAAATTTGGATGGATGGGCTTGTTATTTAAACGATGGAAACTTGTTTATAAAACAATACAAACACATAGACGGTGCAGAGTACCCTGACTTTGGATGTTCTTACGAAACATATACAACCGATTTCATGCTTGAGATGGAAACTTTAAGTCCACTTTACCTTGTTGCACCGGGCGAAGAAATTTCTCATAATGAGGTTTGGCAGCTCAAGAAAGTTGACGCTACCATTGAAAACGAGGAAGATGTCAAAAACCTGATTTTGCCTTTGATAAAAAAGTAAAAAGCACTTTTAAACTTGAAAGGGGCTTCTTCCTTTCTGATTTTCAGGAAAAAGCCCCTTTTTACTTTCATCTTATGACTCTTTTTGCCATCATAAAAAATCTTCCATAATATGAATTTAGGTCAGTTTCTGTTACACGTCCCCTTGCACTTGATGCATGAATGAACTTGCCACCGCCTAAATATATGCCAACATGATTTATATAATTTTTCCCGCCATCTGTGTCAAAGAAAAGCAAATCTCCCGGTTTAATTTCACTATATGAAACTCTCACACCATTTGTTTTTGCCATGTCAGCTGCTGTTCTTTCTAAATTTATTCCAAAGTTTTTGAACACAAACTGAACAAATCCTGAACAGTCAAAACCAGTTGATGGCGATGTTCCACCGTATGAGTATCTTATACCACGAAA
The sequence above is drawn from the Caldicellulosiruptor bescii DSM 6725 genome and encodes:
- the aroE gene encoding shikimate dehydrogenase, which encodes MKKLFLIGKSLKHSISPFIHNRILSEFDIDAIYSNLELLDTEMLKEFVEMVRKDEDVVGFNITIPYKEDILEFCDEVSEDVRIIKAANTVKKEDGKLLAYNTDWIGFKRSLEDRGVDVKDKKILVLGSGGAAKACIYGLYRMGAKEVFVANRTYEKAEKLKEVFQDILKILPVEWLRRYEFKYDIIINTTSVGMFPNIESSPFDFENYVAGVPVFVYDMIYNPLKTAFLKEAEKKGIKIENGLKMLVYQAIEAEMIWFDIVNLSPNFLLEILNDTEKNFGLGIYKVIG
- a CDS encoding DUF2273 domain-containing protein; the protein is MNKLEKFIKENVGMLVGGALALILILFILEVGIVKAILITVVVIVGIILGKKFITYDKIRDLLKDKN
- a CDS encoding YqeG family HAD IIIA-type phosphatase, translated to MLKKFKPDMICKSILDIDLETLIKKGINYLIIDIDNTIVAWGEFEVRDEIIEWLEKAQKMGFKICLVSNNQKDRVKKIESMLGIPAIYNAKKPLKSGFLKASQLLHQGKKNHQTAVIGDQFFTDVIGAKRLKLFVILVRPMKEKEFFVTRINRIFEKKILKYYEKDERE
- a CDS encoding GtrA family protein; protein product: MSSPNAFLMNKKWTFENRTKGRIIILKVAKSAITNIISLLLSIVIIKLSRLYLSNSIIITKIFATLCAQVVNHILYKIWVITKMETNNESIHKNM